A single Arcobacter sp. FWKO B DNA region contains:
- the pseG gene encoding UDP-2,4-diacetamido-2,4,6-trideoxy-beta-L-altropyranose hydrolase yields the protein MSSKQNILFRADSSSSIGIGHIMRDLVLAKQFEGSNIIFACMELEGNIINQIPYQVIRLKSNHIDEMDTIIKEYKIDMIVIDHYGIDEAYEKQLKTQNSKLKILSFDDTYEKHYCDILLNHNIYAQKEKYINLVPKECEVRCGEKYTLIRDEFLKVNKRLTRKNKLNTQPSIFKIFIAMGGADTANLNLNILKILRFFGNIEVHILTTQANKNLKELIRYTKNKKWVKLHINSNQVAKILAQCDLAIITPSVTVHEVMTLGIDFIAIKTASNQGLMYKYLKAKRYLVLEKFVRYSIYNYLKSIIMGDR from the coding sequence ATGTCAAGTAAACAAAATATTCTATTTCGTGCTGACTCATCTTCAAGCATTGGTATAGGGCATATTATGAGAGATTTAGTCTTAGCCAAACAGTTTGAAGGTAGCAATATTATATTTGCTTGTATGGAGCTTGAAGGCAATATTATAAATCAAATCCCATATCAAGTAATAAGACTCAAAAGTAACCATATAGATGAAATGGATACCATAATAAAAGAGTATAAAATAGATATGATAGTGATAGATCATTATGGTATAGATGAAGCTTACGAAAAACAACTCAAAACTCAAAACTCAAAACTCAAAATTTTATCATTTGATGATACTTATGAAAAACATTATTGTGATATACTACTTAATCATAATATTTATGCACAAAAAGAAAAGTATATAAACTTGGTACCAAAAGAGTGTGAAGTAAGATGTGGTGAAAAATATACACTCATAAGAGATGAGTTTCTAAAAGTAAACAAAAGGCTAACGAGGAAAAACAAATTAAACACTCAACCCTCAATATTTAAGATTTTTATAGCTATGGGTGGTGCGGATACAGCAAATTTAAATTTGAATATATTGAAAATATTAAGATTTTTTGGTAATATTGAAGTACATATATTAACTACTCAAGCAAACAAAAATTTGAAAGAGTTAATTAGATATACAAAAAATAAAAAGTGGGTTAAATTGCATATAAATTCAAATCAAGTTGCAAAGATATTAGCTCAATGCGACTTGGCAATTATTACACCAAGTGTCACTGTCCATGAAGTTATGACATTGGGTATTGATTTTATTGCTATCAAAACGGCTTCTAATCAAGGATTAATGTATAAATATTTAAAA